The DNA window tTTCCCGTCATATAATCCtgccatatttttaattattttttatataggcaataaaataaatactacACTATTTATTCACTGTTCTGtgcttatataataattgcaTACTATAGCCGtcactatatatatatactccTACTAAACCcaatactattattattttataaacaaatataagctctattttatatgtatatatataaataaaatttacaagGGAAAAATTGGAGgcaataattaaaattgatgGGGAAAGGGGTGGACCGACATCATtatttgttcataatttatagtACTATTAtaagcataaaaatataaaaaataagggggaatgaaaaaaaaaaagttatattataaagcAGATTATATATGCAGTATACAGTATTATAGTATatgcttttttatttttcacaaaaaaattggcAATACTATATGTTCGATATTGACCGTATTTTCCCTTAATGCAACTAGAGCACAATATGCAATTAATATGCCCTTTCTTTTTATTGtggcatatataaaattatttaatatataaatatataaatatataaagcaTTTTTccgttttataaaaaatatataattttattactatatatacaGCTCATTAcgcatattaatattttacataaaatttggatattatattaattaattgaataatatatggaaaGCAATAAAATACTATCCTTttcatttgtatatatatgcataaaaaatgacataataaattattaacgATATTTTCaagaaaaatttgaaaaaaatagaattatcataaataaaaaaaaaaataagctaaacaattattattattattgttataattagtaatatttattttttataaaaaaaacatttgaataaatcaaattgttttatatttcattcTATTCAAAATGGATAAAAAAACTCTTCCACATCATAAATACAGTTATATCCCAAAACAAAACAGAAAACTCATTTATGAGTATTTGTTTAAAGGTAggttgaatatattttatacatatttatatgataatttaatatattaactaGCTATTTATGTGTagtatacatttttatattaatttttatttaacattATCACTACGTATccttataatatattgctTAGTCATACgtattcataaatattattgccTGTTCATACATATGCTCTTCATcttgtatatatttccttgcttgttcataaaattatgcGTAAAATGCTTAGTATTATATAGCCATTTGTATACACCACTACTGTAGCTATACAAATGcgcataaatatattatttttaagcaTAAAAAGCTATATGACATGCAACGGGCATTAATTATTACGTTGTTTCCTGTATGAAAATTCTCTCTATATATagctatttatattaacgatttttcaatttttttttgtgactACAGAGGGTGTTATCGTTGTTGAGAAGGATGCTAAAATACCAAGACATCCACACTTGAATATTCCAAACTTACATATAATGATGACTTTGAAATCATTAAAAAGCAGGAAATATGTTgaggaaaaatataattggaAACaccaatattttatattaaacaaTGAAGGTAAGTTTGCCTGaacatacatattttttatttccccTTTCGACcttgcatatattataaaaacattttattatttttttttttttttttgaaggTATCGAATTTTTGAGAgaatttttacatttacCACCTTCGATTTTCCCAGCTACTTTATCCAAAAAAACTATTAATAGAGCTCCAAAAATTGATGATGATTTTTCAAGGGAATTAAGACAACCAATGGGACGAGGAAGAATGTATGACAAGAGAAACTTcgattaatttatatatgcctttttttcttcgcataaatattttcattttaccTAGTATGTAATGTTTACTtaactattatttttttttcttaatttatacaaatttttaaattacaactttatattttcgtAATATATAGttctttaatataaaaaaaaataacatgaGTTAtgtttaaaagaaaaaattaaatatatcatacaCATGAATTATGTGTGtgcttataaaaataaaaaattgtattttaaTAGTAGCTAAcgtgaaaaaaatagcatTCCCCAATTTTGATTAATGGGAGCAATGCTTTTTTAGTTTGACTAAGTTTGTATAGCacatgaaaaataaacataatatttttctagaTCCCGCGTTTACATTGCGCTCATTTCGTTGTTAATACGAAATAGTTTGTAAACGGGAAAAGGGAAACcaaattttacaaaaaaaaaaacaaaataagtGGTATATGGCTGAATGCAGAACAAaacaatgaaaaaaataagcgAATTGTCCATAAagagtaaaaaaaaaggaggATCATATGTAGAGAGAATGATAATTTGGTTGATTTTAAAGGGATgttattacttttttttttttttttttcgttttttcttttcttcaGTTGTAGTGTCTTTTTGCTGATCTACTGTTATGGGTGATATTTTTCCAGAAAGGATGTCTTctcttttttgttttcttttaagATATTTATTGtcaatcatttttttaattttggattgaataattttataattttcttttttcttttccatatattttttaaaataagttGGTAATTGtatatcataaaatttcattaaagatttttttgtttgttcagaaaataattttctttgttttttatattctgaATTTTCACTAATCATATTTTGTCTCATTGTGTTGTAATTAATAGCTTCTCTATATTCTTTATcatattctttttcattaaaattgttataatattcttctgcttttttattaagaataatatataaatagtcTGGTCTAATTCCTTCTAAATAGtctctattttttatttcattttttatagattCAAGTTTTAGAAAGGCATGCGAtcttttcaaaatattttcatttccaCCATTATCTTGCACATTATTTGGGGTCTTAGTGAGTAGTCCACTATTTACATTAGTGATAACATTACCTGACTTtgcaatatttaaaaaatcaaaaaacaTTCGTAATATAGCTGGATGTACTCCTTGactatttatttctttattaacTCTTCGAATAGCTATTGGTAACGTTGTTTCATCGTCCTctaaaattttttcaattcgATCATGATCTTCGGGGGGTGTAACTGGTGAGACTTCTTTAAGTCCTCGGATTTCGATCCATTGTTTCCataataattctttttcaaatttaaatatttgtgtATAGGATggcatataaaatttaaatttatattccaATTTGTAGCAAAAATCATCATATGTTATTTCAGATGCATTTCCAAATAATTTACTTATAAACAATTTGGGTGTTAAAGAATGGGAACATATAGGTTTAAAAGGATCAGCTATTTTtccaattatttttaataattcataCTTAACAGGatgtataaaattaaatggtAATTCATAaccttttaaatattcttttttaattttatcttttaatatcatAAAGGGttctttttctatattaaataataaaggtAATTTTATTGGATAATCCTCTATCAGTTCTTCaatcattttatattttgatgatgatttaaattcatttttagatgctttatttctttcattttcttctttctttcttttatttattattatttttgtttttaattgattactttttttttgagcTGGCTTtgaaacatatattttttgtaccCTCGTCTTACTATTTAAGTTTAAGTAATGTTTATTGTCTATGAAAAAACATGAACATCCATATGTCCTTTTCtctataatataaaatattagtaCTCCTAAAATTAGCCACACGATTGTTCCTCTCCTCCGGTGGACCGCCTTGCGTTGCTTTCCGTCCTCATCATGCGCATTCTCCGGCATGCCTTTTCCTCCCAATTTTGGTTGTACTTTCGTTTTGATTTCTCTTTTTACTTTCACTTTTAATTACTCTCACTATGGTTTCGTTTGGGGTGCTTACTGTTTATCTTCATCTTTATCACGAGCCTCGGTCACGAGGTTGGCACATGCATACGTATGCATACGTAcgatatgcatatatatacaatgtgaatatatatatataatatgatcTGATTTTGCAATCGAGTTACTAAGCAGGATATGCACACAAATTGCGTTTGCTTATTTCGTTCGCCTACGCATAACCATAAAATGATtatgcattttatttaagtaTAAATTACtcgttaattttttcctctgccaaaatatttcaaattcGTATTACACACGGTACTGCCTTAGGTTTTACTTcttaacatatttaaaaattttcgaAAAATACGAAGattgtaattttatttattttttatgagaGTAAAATACggttaaattattatgtatttttttttttttgtgtcgTTTTTTTTGACTTACTATTTAGgatatatttcaaattgAAATCGGGTCagaattgaaaaaatttattaggGCCCTCTCTTCAACTTATGaagttattttatttgtttatatgcTGTTACTTATTGTTccgttttattttcaaatttaatatttattctgttatattttttttttattatttcatttattatttccgAATTTGGCtacttttcttttttttcaatttttttcgttcCCCTTTTCCGATTTTCACAATCTTTCCCTTAATCCGTATACACAAAAAGAAATGCAATGAACTACTTAACATATCAATGTGCTTACTAGCACAGTATaacaacaataataatatatgctaAAGAAAAGCATTAGTATATCTATGATGACTTGTGAcgatgtattatttttcttttttatgttatcaaaatgaataatataaatctGTGTGATTTTGCCAAAGCTAAAGTTTATTTATGGAAGACGGAAAACACAAATGAAAAACTTTTTTTGGAggtttcaaataaaattcgaagcttatatgaaaaaataaattacgatgatttatttcatcacctatataattatatcaaatatataaataacagtaataatgaattatttttacgaCATGAAGTTTTACCTTATCCTATAAATGGAAATAGAAATAGCCAACAAAAAGAGGATCacaacttttttaaaatttttaaaaaccctaattatgtaaaaagaaatggaaatatatctatcgattatattgatttatttgaaaagaatttagaaataaataaaattaatttcttttcaaatgtatttatatctatTGGTATACACGAATTAAGTGATACTGATTTTGTTACTGAATCGTTTGAAGATAAGGAAGGAAATTATGATTCCATTTCAGAACAAACTCCAATAAAAGACAAAACTACTGACCAAGATAATGATGGAAATACatgtgaaaataaaaaaagaatacacaacttttttaagataagaaaaaaattattaaaattaattaactcctataatagtatatattttaataatagttGTGTGTTCATACAACGGGTTCTAATTATTCCATCCTCAgataaatatgatgaatttattatggaaaaaattatggaaataaatgaaaatttctTATATGCCAACAGTACTGAAGCTATGCGTCCCTTCGACAATAATTCATTTACCTTTCCTCCACAAGGTTCTGAAAAAAGCGAAGGAGAAAAAGGTCAGCCAAACGAACATACAACCACTtcggaaaataaaaagaatccCTTTAATTTTAACATAAGTGACAATGTTCAGGTTGTTCGAGATTCTCCTTACTATGATAAATCAAATTTAGATGTagattcaaataaaaatttaaaaaacagTGAATCCAAAACAAATCACGATTTTGAAcatgttgaaaaaaaaacaaaatcgGAAAATACAACTTATACTTCTGAAGTAGATGGAAAATCATCTTTCCCAAAAATAACGAAAAAGTATTCAtctacttttttaaaaatattcaacaaaaatattggGAAAGAATATATGTCTCTAAATGCTAGATCCCCATCTAGAAGCTCCGAAAGTTCTGATGAAGGAAATGTTTTAATAagtgaaaaagaaaaacaagGAAATGGTGATGACAATTTAGATGCAGTAGGATCAGATGCAtctaaaattaaattcaCTACTGAAGAATCACATACACCTACAAAAAatccaaataataaaaacagtttaaaaaacaaaaaagaaagccTACACAATAATAACAGTAATGATTGTGCATCTAATTCAGatgtaaataatgatgaatccgaaaataaaaaagataaagaattagaagaattttcatttatatca is part of the Plasmodium chabaudi chabaudi strain AS genome assembly, chromosome: 6 genome and encodes:
- a CDS encoding 40S ribosomal protein S10, putative yields the protein MDKKTLPHHKYSYIPKQNRKLIYEYLFKEGVIVVEKDAKIPRHPHLNIPNLHIMMTLKSLKSRKYVEEKYNWKHQYFILNNEGIEFLREFLHLPPSIFPATLSKKTINRAPKIDDDFSRELRQPMGRGRMYDKRNFD